The following are from one region of the Nicotiana tomentosiformis chromosome 7, ASM39032v3, whole genome shotgun sequence genome:
- the LOC104118112 gene encoding cell division cycle protein 48 homolog isoform X2, translating into MKELQLFRGDIILIKVYVTISKKIILIKGKKRKDTICIALADDTCDEPRIRMNKVVRNNLRVRLGDVVSVHQCPDVKYGKRVHILPIDDTIEGVTGNLFDAYLKPYFLEAYRPVRKGDLFLVRGGMRSVEFKVIETDPPEYCVVAPDTEIFCEGEPVSREDENRLDEVGYDDVGGVRKQMAQIRELVELPLRHPQLFKSIGVKPPKGILLYGPPGSGKTLIARAVANETGAFFFCINGPEIMSKLAGESESNLRKAFEEAEKNAPSIIFIDEIDSIAPKREKTNGEVERRIVSQLLTLMDGLKSRAHVIVMGATNRPNSIDPALRRFGRFDREIDIGVPDEVGRLEVLRIHTKNMKLAEDVDLERIGKDTHGYVGADLAALCTEAALQCIREKMDVIDLEDETIDAEILNSMAVTNEHFSTALGTSNPSALRETVVEVPNVSWEDIGGLENVKRELQETVQYPVEHPEKFEKFGMSPSKGVLFYGPPGCGKTLLAKAIANECQANFISVKGPELLTMWFGESEANVREIFDKARQSAPCVLFFDELDSIATQRGSSSGDAGGAADRVLNQLLTEMDGMNAKKTVFIIGATNRPDIIDPALLRPGRLDQLIYIPLPDEDSRHQIFKACLRKSPLSKDIDLRALAKYTQGFSGADITEICQRACKYAIRENIEKDIERERRRKDNPEAMEEDVDDEVAEIKPAHFEESMKYARRSVSDADIRKYQAFAQTLQQSRGFGTEFRFPEASTGATGTADPFATSAGGADEDDLYS; encoded by the exons ATGAAGGAGCTTCAGCTTTTTCGTGGTGACATAATCTTGATAAAGGTATATGTTACCATCTCAAAAAAAATAATCTTGATAAAG ggaaagaaaagaaaagatacaaTCTGCATTGCCCTTGCTGATGACACCTGTGATGAGCCAAGGATTAGAATGAACAAAGTTGTCAGAAATAACCTTAGGGTTCGGCTTGGTGATGTTGTCTCTGTGCATCAATGTCCTGATGTCAAGTACGGGAAACGTGTGCACATTCTTCCCATTGATGACACCATTGAAGGGGTTACTGGGAATCTATTTGATGCTTATTTGAAAC CCTATTTCCTTGAAGCATATCGACCAGTGAGGAAGGGTGATCTATTTCTTGTAAGAGGAGGAATGAGAAGTGTAGAATTCAAGGTTATTGAGACCGATCCTCCTGAATACTGTGTTGTCGCCCCAGATACTGAGATATTTTGTGAGGGTGAACCTGTGAGCAGAGAAGATGAGAATCGGCTAGATGAGGTTGGTTATGATGATGTTGGTGGCGTGCGTAAACAAATGGCTCAGATCCGCGAGCTTGTTGAGCTTCCATTGAGGCATCCACAACTCTTCAAATCCATTGGAGTGAAACCTCCGAAAGGAATTCTTCTGTATGGACCTCCTGGATCAGGAAAGACATTGATAGCTCGGGCAGTTGCAAATGAGACTGGTGCATTCTTCTTCTGTATTAATGGGCCAGAGATCATGTCCAAACTGGCTGGAGAAAGTGAAAGCAATCTCAGGAAAGCATTTGAGGAAGCTGAGAAGAATGCACCTTCAATTATCTTTATTGATGAAATTGATTCGATAGCTCCTAAACGTGAGAAGACAAACGGAGAGGTCGAGAGGAGGATTGTTTCTCAGCTCTTGACTCTCATGGATGGTCTCAAATCACGTGCACATGTAATTGTCATGGGTGCTACTAATCGCCCTAATAGCATTGATCCCGCCCTAAGAAGGTTTGGCAGATTTGACAGGGAAATAGACATTGGTGTCCCAGATGAAGTTGGGCGCCTTGAGGTGCTCCGTATCCATACAAAGAACATGAAGCTCGCTGAAGAT gttgatttggaaagaattgGCAAAGACACACATGGCTATGTTGGTGCTGATTTGGCAGCTTTGTGTACTGAGGCTGCACTTCAATGCATCAGAGAGAAGATGGACGtgattgatttggaagatgaAACTATTGATGCGGAGATATTGAACTCCATGGCTGTGACTAATGAGCACTTCTCAACTGCCCTTGGGACAAGCAATCCATCTGCTTTGCGTGAAACT GTTGTTGAAGTTCCTAATGTGTCGTGGGAGGATATTGGAGGTCTTGAAAATGTCAAGCGTGAGCTCCAAGAG ACTGTTCAATATCCAGTGGAACATCCAGAGAAGTTCGAGAAGTTTGGTATGTCTCCGTCAAAGGGTGTTCTCTTCTATGGGCCACCTGGATGTGGGAAAACTTTGCTGGCAAAGGCTATTGCGAACGAATGCCAGGCCAACTTCATTAGTGTTAAGGGTCCAGAATTGCTTACCATGTGGTTTGGAGAGAGTGAAGCTAATGTTAGAGAAATATTTGACAAGGCTCGACAGTCTGCTCCTTGTGTCCTCTTTTTTGATGAGTTGGACTCAATTGCTACTCAG AGAGGAAGTAGCAGCGGAGATGCCGGGGGAGCTGCTGATAGAGTTTTGAATCAACTCCTCACTGAAATGGATGGTATGAATGCCAAGAAGACTGTTTTCATCATCGGTGCCACCAATAGGCCCGACATTATTGATCCCGCACTTCTGCGGCCCGGCCGTCTTGACCAATTGATTTACATTCCTCTCCCTGACGAGGATTCTCGCCatcaaattttcaaggcatgccTGCGGAAATCACCTCTCTCTAAGGATATAGATCTAAGAGCTCTTGCAAAATATACGCAAGGGTTTAGCGGAGCTGACATTACAGAGATCTGTCAACGTGCATGCAAATATGCTATCCGAGAGAACATTGAGAAA GATATTGAGAGGGAGAGAAGGAGAAAGGATAATCCAGAAGCAATGGAGGAAGATGTTGACGACGAGGTAGCTGAGATCAAGCCTGCTCACTTTGAGGAATCAATGAAGTATGCTAGGAGGAGCGTTAGTGATGCTGATATCCGCAAGTACCAGGCGTTTGCTCAGACATTGCAGCAGTCCAGAGGTTTTGGCACTGAGTTCCGCTTCCCAGAAGCGAGCACTGGGGCCACTGGAACTGCTGATCCATTTGCAACTTCTGCTGGTGGTGCAGACGAAGATGACCTCTATAGTTAG
- the LOC104118112 gene encoding cell division cycle protein 48 homolog isoform X1, which yields MSNKAESSDSKGTKRDYSTAILERKKSPNRLVVDEAVNDDNSVVSLHPETMEKLQLFRGDTILIKGKKRKDTICIALADDTCDEPRIRMNKVVRNNLRVRLGDVVSVHQCPDVKYGKRVHILPIDDTIEGVTGNLFDAYLKPYFLEAYRPVRKGDLFLVRGGMRSVEFKVIETDPPEYCVVAPDTEIFCEGEPVSREDENRLDEVGYDDVGGVRKQMAQIRELVELPLRHPQLFKSIGVKPPKGILLYGPPGSGKTLIARAVANETGAFFFCINGPEIMSKLAGESESNLRKAFEEAEKNAPSIIFIDEIDSIAPKREKTNGEVERRIVSQLLTLMDGLKSRAHVIVMGATNRPNSIDPALRRFGRFDREIDIGVPDEVGRLEVLRIHTKNMKLAEDVDLERIGKDTHGYVGADLAALCTEAALQCIREKMDVIDLEDETIDAEILNSMAVTNEHFSTALGTSNPSALRETVVEVPNVSWEDIGGLENVKRELQETVQYPVEHPEKFEKFGMSPSKGVLFYGPPGCGKTLLAKAIANECQANFISVKGPELLTMWFGESEANVREIFDKARQSAPCVLFFDELDSIATQRGSSSGDAGGAADRVLNQLLTEMDGMNAKKTVFIIGATNRPDIIDPALLRPGRLDQLIYIPLPDEDSRHQIFKACLRKSPLSKDIDLRALAKYTQGFSGADITEICQRACKYAIRENIEKDIERERRRKDNPEAMEEDVDDEVAEIKPAHFEESMKYARRSVSDADIRKYQAFAQTLQQSRGFGTEFRFPEASTGATGTADPFATSAGGADEDDLYS from the exons ggaaagaaaagaaaagatacaaTCTGCATTGCCCTTGCTGATGACACCTGTGATGAGCCAAGGATTAGAATGAACAAAGTTGTCAGAAATAACCTTAGGGTTCGGCTTGGTGATGTTGTCTCTGTGCATCAATGTCCTGATGTCAAGTACGGGAAACGTGTGCACATTCTTCCCATTGATGACACCATTGAAGGGGTTACTGGGAATCTATTTGATGCTTATTTGAAAC CCTATTTCCTTGAAGCATATCGACCAGTGAGGAAGGGTGATCTATTTCTTGTAAGAGGAGGAATGAGAAGTGTAGAATTCAAGGTTATTGAGACCGATCCTCCTGAATACTGTGTTGTCGCCCCAGATACTGAGATATTTTGTGAGGGTGAACCTGTGAGCAGAGAAGATGAGAATCGGCTAGATGAGGTTGGTTATGATGATGTTGGTGGCGTGCGTAAACAAATGGCTCAGATCCGCGAGCTTGTTGAGCTTCCATTGAGGCATCCACAACTCTTCAAATCCATTGGAGTGAAACCTCCGAAAGGAATTCTTCTGTATGGACCTCCTGGATCAGGAAAGACATTGATAGCTCGGGCAGTTGCAAATGAGACTGGTGCATTCTTCTTCTGTATTAATGGGCCAGAGATCATGTCCAAACTGGCTGGAGAAAGTGAAAGCAATCTCAGGAAAGCATTTGAGGAAGCTGAGAAGAATGCACCTTCAATTATCTTTATTGATGAAATTGATTCGATAGCTCCTAAACGTGAGAAGACAAACGGAGAGGTCGAGAGGAGGATTGTTTCTCAGCTCTTGACTCTCATGGATGGTCTCAAATCACGTGCACATGTAATTGTCATGGGTGCTACTAATCGCCCTAATAGCATTGATCCCGCCCTAAGAAGGTTTGGCAGATTTGACAGGGAAATAGACATTGGTGTCCCAGATGAAGTTGGGCGCCTTGAGGTGCTCCGTATCCATACAAAGAACATGAAGCTCGCTGAAGAT gttgatttggaaagaattgGCAAAGACACACATGGCTATGTTGGTGCTGATTTGGCAGCTTTGTGTACTGAGGCTGCACTTCAATGCATCAGAGAGAAGATGGACGtgattgatttggaagatgaAACTATTGATGCGGAGATATTGAACTCCATGGCTGTGACTAATGAGCACTTCTCAACTGCCCTTGGGACAAGCAATCCATCTGCTTTGCGTGAAACT GTTGTTGAAGTTCCTAATGTGTCGTGGGAGGATATTGGAGGTCTTGAAAATGTCAAGCGTGAGCTCCAAGAG ACTGTTCAATATCCAGTGGAACATCCAGAGAAGTTCGAGAAGTTTGGTATGTCTCCGTCAAAGGGTGTTCTCTTCTATGGGCCACCTGGATGTGGGAAAACTTTGCTGGCAAAGGCTATTGCGAACGAATGCCAGGCCAACTTCATTAGTGTTAAGGGTCCAGAATTGCTTACCATGTGGTTTGGAGAGAGTGAAGCTAATGTTAGAGAAATATTTGACAAGGCTCGACAGTCTGCTCCTTGTGTCCTCTTTTTTGATGAGTTGGACTCAATTGCTACTCAG AGAGGAAGTAGCAGCGGAGATGCCGGGGGAGCTGCTGATAGAGTTTTGAATCAACTCCTCACTGAAATGGATGGTATGAATGCCAAGAAGACTGTTTTCATCATCGGTGCCACCAATAGGCCCGACATTATTGATCCCGCACTTCTGCGGCCCGGCCGTCTTGACCAATTGATTTACATTCCTCTCCCTGACGAGGATTCTCGCCatcaaattttcaaggcatgccTGCGGAAATCACCTCTCTCTAAGGATATAGATCTAAGAGCTCTTGCAAAATATACGCAAGGGTTTAGCGGAGCTGACATTACAGAGATCTGTCAACGTGCATGCAAATATGCTATCCGAGAGAACATTGAGAAA GATATTGAGAGGGAGAGAAGGAGAAAGGATAATCCAGAAGCAATGGAGGAAGATGTTGACGACGAGGTAGCTGAGATCAAGCCTGCTCACTTTGAGGAATCAATGAAGTATGCTAGGAGGAGCGTTAGTGATGCTGATATCCGCAAGTACCAGGCGTTTGCTCAGACATTGCAGCAGTCCAGAGGTTTTGGCACTGAGTTCCGCTTCCCAGAAGCGAGCACTGGGGCCACTGGAACTGCTGATCCATTTGCAACTTCTGCTGGTGGTGCAGACGAAGATGACCTCTATAGTTAG